Proteins encoded within one genomic window of Besnoitia besnoiti strain Bb-Ger1 chromosome II, whole genome shotgun sequence:
- a CDS encoding putative eukaryotic porin (encoded by transcript BESB_039190), with protein MKTSAFSVAQEAALEGSMASVQEAGRGRPLGLPILLSKPVGFSGDSANFFEGEQKHQLINCFSRFFRGYASSGRRVTESPLFMSLRPRALQNPVASCAEKGEEKSFLSNLPSFGLFDKKNHTNEASSAAPSASLSVDSSSSSLQANTISSNDIGAAGVAASDAGIASPVFPGGLSAGSRNHSDAASQAVVPSRVQESSPTRSTIPVPYEQFSREWMAVAGQDNFDGFRLEATKQVNKVLTANHTFMLGTQTKEGGCSYSFGPTLVIGEPDEAAQQEGQMPSFFGMARMNSDGFLQARFIKAITKTFDVKFNSNSSLNEDARDKAMYEISFDKLGSDWAANLKLAWQGTWILNGLFSQVITPKLQLGGELTWVAATGISMGSFGARYTADENNTITCQVGVGPDFSSPMGFASDVYSTKAQYVRKVTDRLSMGTELEYSHPDMSSAMRVGWQYLFRQARVQGLVDTAGRVSMFAQDYNGFGLSGMIDYWHGDYKFGFQMNVVPPPPQPEQLPM; from the exons ATGAAGACCTCGGCTTTCTCCGTTGCCCAAGAAGCAGCTCTGGAAGGTTCAATGGCGTCTGTACAAGAAGCGGGTCGCGGGCGCCCTTTGGGCCTTCCGATTTTGTTGTCCAAGCCCGTTGGCTTCTCTGGGGATTCGGCTAACTTCTTTGAGGGAGAGCAGAAGCATCAGCTTATCAATTGCTTCTCGCGATTTTTTAGGGGATATGCATCGTCCGGAAGGCGGGTGACAGAGTCGCCGTTGTTCATGTCTCTGCGCCCTAGGGCTTTGCAAAATCCAGTTGCGTCATGTGCGGAGAAGGGCGAAGAAAAGTCTTTCTTGTCCAATTTACCGTCTTTCGGACTCTTTGACAAGAAAAACCACACGAACGAAGCCAGTTCGGCTGCTCCCTCTGCTTCTTTGTCGGTGGattcctcttcatcttcgcTCCAAGCCAACACGATCTCTTCAAACGACATAGGAGCGGCGGGAGTCGCTGCGAGCGATGCCGGAATTGCATCTCCGGTCTTTCCTGGAGGCCTCTCCGCTGGATCGCGTAATCACAGTGACGCAGCCTCTCAGGCTGTCGTCCCTTCTCGCGTCCAGGAATCCAGTCCTACTCG GTCAACGATTCCAGTGCCCTACGAACAGTTCTCCCGCGAGTGGATGGCTGTGGCGGGGCAAGATAACTTTGATGGCTTTCGCCTCGAGGCCACGAAACAG GTCAACAAGGTGCTGACGGCAAACCACACGTTCATGCTGGGCACGCAGACAAAGGAAGGCGGCTGCTCGTACAGCTTCGGGCCTACCCTCGTGATTGGCGAACCGGATGAAGCTGCTCAGCAAGAGGGGCAGATGCCGAGCTTCTTCGGCATGGCAAGGATGAACTCCGATGGCTTCTTGCAGGCGCG GTTCATCAAGGCCATCACAAAGACGTTTGATGTTAAGTTCAACTCGAACTCGTCGCTCAACGAAGACGCTAGGGACAAGGCCATGTATGAGATCTCCTTTGACAAATTGGGCAGCGACTGGGCGGCGAATTTGAAGCTCGCATGGCAAG GCACTTGGATCTTGAACGGCCTCTTCTCCCAGGTCATCACCCCGAAGCTTCAGCTGGGTGGCGAGCTCACATGGGTG GCGGCGACCGGCATCTCCATGGGTAGTTTCGGCGCGCGCTATACGGCTGATGAGAACAACACCATTACGT GTCAGGTGGGCGTGGGCCCTGATTTCAGCTCGCCGATGGGCTTCGCGAGTGACGTGTACTCGACAAAGGCTCAGTACGTGCGGAAG GTGACAGACAGGCTGTCGATGGGCACCGAGCTTGAGTATTCCCATCCCGACATGTCATCCGCCATGCGCGTG GGCTGGCAGTACCTTTTCAGACAAGCGCGCGTCCAGGGCTTGGTGGACACAGCTGGACGCGTGTCAATGTTTGCTCAAGATTACAACGGGTTCGGCCTGAGCGGGATGATCGATTATTGGCATGGCGACTACAAGTTTGGCTTCCAGATGAACGtcgtgccgccgccgccccagccGGAGCAGCTGCCGATGTAG
- a CDS encoding WD domain, G-beta repeat-containing protein (encoded by transcript BESB_039200): MEAQRMWHEVVPQREGSPSVIWSMAFSPDGSRLLVAAGSCLLVYDSTTGKILQTLKSHRDSVYVVAYSKSGKLFASGGADRAVIIWTEPGEGWRKYTHSDSIQCLAFNPVTLQLASATAVDLGLWSPELSSVGKQKLPSKACCMDWTPDGNLLALGLYSGVVSVRDTTGAEKWSVALSAPVWTLAWSPDVAGGSSPVFLAVGSFSPELVFYRATGETCFKPQSLACDPLSISFAQNGNFFVVGGSDGSVSIWSHEGVWLGPVSQMQDWVWASAVHPSSSQIVAGSNAGEVDMYKLVFPIVHGLYQERYAHRDRLTEVVIQHMRLEQSVRIRCRSLVKKVAVFKESLAILLSGEVVIYSSNPKNPDHMNYQETHRIKQPFDCSLMLVTSTYLVRCTKAKLQLYTLSGHFEREWNLGSVIRYIKVVGGPPAAEGILAGLKNGEVVQIFTNNPFPVTLVKQAHAIACLDVSLLRTKLAAVDSTQRLTVYDLATKEVLFVESNVTSVAWNMLKDDMLAFAGNNTLSIRCGSLEPWRQRVQGFVIGCRGSQVYCLKSHFIQTCDFPQSASLYPYLARKNFAAAYEVACLGVTTADWILLALSALASLDFVYARKAFSRIRDFRGLRLVQQAEGASTEDRTLSPEQRAFSAAAAVAAFRSSFDEAAQCWWKAGQAHLAVEMFTDLRRGDDAKKWAAKAEACAAAAASRRDADVEALRTDAELDFQTGDHGGAMKSEIQKFYTYVNRDDGVALQPVRNQAASAEGKKDLLFAAEMYSKAKQFRRAVELYGQSGALDKIILIVRGNIPTAEAENVLRAALGVFKEHRHFAFGRETAHKLGDKKSLVCLLAENGRWEEAFLLAQQRPDVQGDVYIRWADHLIRADRFDEAADALKASGRSDVALFLQIELLAFCVEERMFREAARRAWSVAAGIWRVTGRGCSDSPEGNAASCQPSLTVSCALYLFCVFRKLAEIYLAYHVVLRRNDGILPYTARTQSVGTAGRQDGAVCNEIVFNAACFLWSCAVSPLASARGGTPQDPSNRQQSRHDAAGDKSGRDSVAEAARPSTRILGGTLGLEPTNEELASSFAGEMGRIVLNRVCSLRSGGPVPGVSQVEVLYALAETSLQLRAYKVGRFACHSLQRLRVSDRMQEVVDCLTLALKAAPRAKEDHTLSTSTCAWCRTPVPLLASGRLGFPYAEACGNCGHLRLREFGGFSVVNCIEFLPPLNVTGERAKSILSSTKINSPCRGHPFQQDRQRGSFLTEARSASEAKEGLEDAHQFVDAFLEAAQAGSVPRPGASLIPPRRALRGAGIT; this comes from the exons ATGGAGGCTCAAAGAATGTGGCATGAAGTGGTCCCCCAGCGGGAAGGATCGCCTAGCGTGATCTGGAGTATGGCATTCAGTCCAGATGGGTCGCGTCTGCTGGTTGCTGCTGGCAGCTGTCTCCTTGTTTACGATTCCACAACTGGGAAGATTCTTCAGACTCTCAAATCTCACAGGGATTCCGTGTACGTTGTTGCGTACAGCAAAAGCGGGAAACTGTTCGCTTCAG GCGGGGCCGATAGGGCTGTCATAATATGGACAGAGCCCGGCGAAGGATGGCGGAAATATACTCACAGCGATAGCATCCAGTGTCTGGCATTTAATCCCGTGACCCTGCAGCTTGCAAGCGCCACAGCTGTCGATCTCGGACTCTGGTCGCCAGAGCTTTCCTCCGTTGGCAAGCAGAAGCTTCCATCTAAAGCATGCTGCATGGACTGGACGCCTGACGGCAACTTACTGGCTCTGG GTCTTTACAGCGGCGTGGTATCAGTTCGAGACACAACAGGAGCGGAAAAATGGAGTGTGGCGCTGAGTGCCCCTGTGTGGACCCTGGCGTGGAGTCCTGACGTAGCCGGGGGGAGCAGTCcggtcttcctcgctgtggGTAGTTTCTCCCCAGAACTCGTCTTTTATCGCGCAACAGGCGAGACATGTTTCAAGCCTCAGTCGCTAGCTTGCGATCCCCTGTCGATTTCGTTTGCCCAAAATG GCAACTTCTTCGTGGTCGGAGGCTCAGACGGCTCTGTCTCTATATGGAGCCACGAGGGGGTTTGGCTTGGACCTGTCAGTCAGATGCAGGACTGGGTTTGGGCATCTGCCGTCCACCCTAGTTCTTCGCAAATAGTGGCAGGAAGCAATGCGGGAGAGGTAGACATGTATAAACTCGTTTTTCCAATCGTTCACGGTCTGTACCAAGAGCGCTACGCTCACCGCGACAGGCTCACGGAGGTTGTCATTCAGCATATGCGGCTGGAACAAAGCGTGCGCATACG GTGCCGCAGTCTGGTGAAGAAGGTTGCCGTCTTCAAAGAATCACTTGCAATTCTACTTTCGGGCGAAGTCGTCATCTACTCTTCCAATCCGAAGAATCCCGACCACATGAACTACCAAGAGACGCACCGAATTAAGCAACCTTTCGACTGCTCCTTGATGCTTGTTACGTCGACCTACCTGGTTCGCTGCACCAAGGCAAAGCTTCAGCTCTATACTCTCTCTG GTCATTTCGAGAGAGAATGGAACCTCGGGTCGGTGATTCGATACATCAAGGTCGTCGGCGGGCCTCCCGCAGCAGAAGGCATCCTTGCGGGATTGAAGAACGGCGAGGTCGTCCAGATTTTCACGAATAACCCGTTCCCAGTCACTCTCGTGAAGCAGGCCCATGCGATCGCATGCTTGGATGTTTCCCTGCTGCGGACAAAACTCGCTGCGGTTGACTCGACTCAGCGCTTAACAGTCTACGACCTCGCTACAAAAGAGGTGCTTTTCGTCGAGTCGAACGTCACATCGGTTGCATGGAATATGCTGAAGGACGACATGCTGGCGTTTGCAGGCAACAATACTCTCTCCATCCGGTGCG GATCTCTCGAGCCCTGGAGGCAACGTGTTCAAGGGTTTGTGATCGGCTGTCGGGGCTCACAAGTCTACTGCCTGAAGTCGCACTTCATCCAGACATGCGACTTCCCACAGTCAGCCTCCTTGTACCCGTACCTTGCCAGGAAAAATTTTGCTGCTGCCTACGAAGTCGCATGCTTGGGAGTGACGACTGCCGACTGGATATTGCTGGCGCTCAGTGCATTGGCCAGCCTCGACTTTGTCTACGCTCGAAAGGCCTTTTCGCGGATACGCGACTTCCGAGGCCTCCGACTCGTCCAGCAGGCTGAAGGCGCTTCCACTGAAGACCGCACGCTGTCGCCAGAGCAgcgcgccttcagcgccgccgccgctgtggcAGCGTTCCGCAGTTCCTTCGACGAAGCTGCTCAGTGCTGGTGGAAAGCTGGCCAGGCGCATTTGGCTGTAGAGATGTTTACCGATTTGCGGAGGGGAGACGATGCGAAAAAGTGGGCGGCCAAGGCAGAagcgtgcgcagcagctgccgcgtccAGGCGGGACGCAGACGTCGAGGCTCTCCGCACTGATGCAGAGCTTGACTTCCAGACTGGTGATCACGGAGGCGCGATGAAGTCTGAGATTCAAAAATTTTATACATACGTCAACAGAGATGACggcgtggcgctgcagcccgtAAGAAATCAG GCGGCTTCAGCCGAGGGAAAGAAAGATTTGCTCTTTGCTGCTGAAATGTATTCAAAGGCCAAGCAGTTCCGCCGTGCTGTGGAACTCTATGGACAGAGTGGCGCTTTAGACAAGATCATTTTGATTGTGCGGGGGAATATTCCAACTGCCGAGGCCGAGAATGTCCTTCGCGCAGCACTCGGCGTTTTCAAAGAGCACCGACACTTCGCCTTCGGCAGAGAAACAGCGCACAAACTTGGGGATAAGAAATCACTGGTCTGTCTTCTCGCGGAAAATGGTCGATGGGAAGAGGCCTTCTTGCTCGCCCAGCAG CGCCCTGATGTGCAGGGAGACGTCTATATTCGGTGGGCTGATCACCTGATTCGAGCGGATCGATTTGacgaagccgcggacgctCTGAAGGCATCTGGAAGGTCAGACGTCGCGCTTTTCCTTCAGATCGAGCTCCTGGCATTCTGCGTCGAAGAACGAATGTTCCGGGAAGCCGCTCGACGCGCGTGGTCGGTCGCCGCAGGCATATGGCGCGTCACAGGACGCGGCTGCTCTGACTCACCAGAAGGAAACGCGGCCAGCTGTCAACCATCTCTAACCGTTTCCTGCGCACTCTATCTATTCTGTGTCTTTCGCAAGCTGGCTGAGATATACTTGGCGTACCATGTTGTGCTGCGCCGGAATGATGGCATCCTTCCCTACACTGCGCGAACGCAGTCGGTGGGGACGGCGGGGCGCCAGGACGGCGCAGTATGCAACGAAATCGTGTTCAACGCAGCCTGCTTCCTCTGGAGTTGtgccgtctctccgctggcgTCCGCCCGTGGCGGTACACCGCAGGATCCCTCGAACCGCCAGCAGAGCCGCcacgacgcggcgggtgACAAATCGGGAAGAGACTCTGTCGCAGAAGCTGCTCGCCCCTCGACCAGAATTTTGGGAGGGACGCTCGGGCTTGAACCCACTAACGAAGAACTCGCCAGCAGTTTTGCTGGGGAAATGGGTCGCATCGTACTGAACAGGGTGTGCTCTCTGCGGAGTGGCGGGCCTGTCCCTGGTGTAAGCCAAGTGGAAGTGTTGTATGCCTTGGCGGAAACCTCCCTCCAGCTTCGTGCGTACAAG GTCGGCCGATTCGCTTGCCAcagcctgcagcggctgcgggtCTCAGATCGAATGCAGGAAGTGGTGGACTGCCTCACTCTCGCTCTAAAAGCTGCTCCCCGAGCAAAGGAAGATCACACGCTGTCAACGTCCACGTGCGCATGGTGTCGAACACCGGTACCTCTTCTTGCTAGCGGTCGACTGGGTTTCCCATACGCTGAGGCGTGTGGTAACTGCGGACACTTGAGGCTGAGAGAGTTCGGCGGATTCAGCGTCGTTAACTGTATCGAATTTCTTCCTCCACTCAACGTTACTGGTGAACGTGCAAAGTCAATACTGAGCTCGACGAAAATCAACAGTCCCTGCCGCGGACATCCAT TTCAACAGGACCGACAACGCGGTTCCTTCCTAACCGAAGCGAGGAGTGCGTCAGAGGCAAAAGAGGGGCTTGAAGATGCTCATCAGTTCGTCGATGCATTCTTGGAGGCTGCCCAGGCCGGAAGCGTTCCACGACCCGGTGCATCCCTCATTCCTCCTCGA cgcgccctgcgcggagcCGGCATCACTTAG
- a CDS encoding zinc finger (CCCH type) motif-containing protein (encoded by transcript BESB_039210) — protein MDCESTVSLEGSCADRSSGSCVFRSESRGLAPESAGAVSACGRHRGFDAEVRTRRQAPSRFVCETSATQERSPGREDGRVETKNNNIALPNTGCASEAATEHRWAKGTAVNSQQQAGEVRGDAMSRSPAPQSTEGAARVEPEGERGGLVVTTPRLAEGGGCMMRRCPSAPGAMSSLEQNRLLEQQRLQVQVLHLQRKVILQEQMLLQQQQVHYSCGGGRDLGSAGRVDLDAAASAHPSYTRAGKDDSGKSRRGRNESKGGGRNYCLTDNPYRAGKSGGPPVTDSGHVAGVDASNRVRTVSDTRPKHEKRHVKARSGSAGEAELREYAGGQRQSGRRAGDEGYQKDISTGPSDVSVGDRPASSPGSAGFSAQEFGASNGGRCAKDVIYVCEEPLRDLEDGVEGIAAPSAARPLGQGGRVGNRCRAQSDFTDGTFKKKGGRMEDQFFRIKLCPKYMRGLCRKGARCSYAHAQEELRDVPNLWKTKLCTAYRLGKPCSLEASCPYAHGEEELRSTADYYKTKLCKFWMREGRCDAGKACRHAHGDQELRKRNYRHTELEKFALRHHLDMRQLLDEFRTGRVPAAIQELVCTSGSSGTSSGGGRGHVAASPSSAPMQSAAYAAGADEGTMGRPRFFSFTASCVERKPRSISGESITVASTAATGRGAAEELSCSSDAAAVGAREMTANGSTWGAPGPAYSSIKQQKGSTCSGCAANGAAVSAVGSGGEAPDCERRGGNRGGVHSFSAPGHGHHGGTGRGGRQRHGQHFRNRFDNQPSQQHLQQPHAMPNVADGLKGPPMGVPVLAAAAPKSPSYGIPPSMGPYGSIACHQQAAYPYALNNYAANLAACGGIHAAAAAVAAAAVAQQQQQLEAAAKAAGTPLYQGVSPYLGAPYSSAYAGGIPYSGPVAAAPYAAAAPSSSGTPACTPAPFTPPASGPYSPPAGPFSAGTPTTAGATPSPQTSFSGPGAVPFSPSCASTSPRVSPGREAATSLAVLHAASAATSPYLASTPAPDMAAGSASGSADIVSFASTAQQEYLQGPLIGAPSSAVFALPGSVMNANRETPGTCHGEAATAGGGADSGAEGSDWNNPSCAEVTEGLQLAGTLDGSPLRPPISATGLPVASSNCTTGGERPGSPEHQGVAVCAVPNMTAGTSFCQYGGAPATALGGLPGGASPAVSPCYVPASTYSVYPAAASHAVPVVGVPLNETESVAGRDTGVAGM, from the exons ATGGACTGCGAATCCACCGTATCCCTGGAGGGCTCGTGTGCTGACAGGAGCTCCGGATCTTGTGTTTTCCGGTCCGAGTCGCGTGGCCTCGCGCCTGAGAGTGCaggcgccgtctctgcgtgcggaCGGCACCGTGGCTTCGACGCTGAGGTGAGGActcggcggcaggcgccaagccgcttcgtctgcgagACAAGTGCGACGCAGGAGCGATCGCCCGGACGCGAAGATGGTCGCGTGGAGACCAAGAACAACAACATAGCTTTGCCCAACACCGGCTGTGCCTCTGAAGCCGCAACGGAGCATCGGTGGGCGAAAGGCACGGCCGTCAACTCCCAGCAACAGGCGGGGGAAGTGCGCGGAGATGCGATGTCTCGTTCTCCAGCTCCGCAGAGCACGGAGGGAGCTGCGCGGGTTGAGCCTGAAggggagcgcggcggcctcgtcgtgACCACTCCCAGGCTGGCAGAAGGCGGGGGCTGCATGATGAGGCGGTGCCCGTCGGCCCCCGGTGCGATGTCGAGTCTCGAACAAAACAGACTGCTCGAGCAGCAAAGGCTTCAAGTCCAAGTTCTCCATCTGCAAAGGAAAGTCATTCTCCAGGAGCAGATGCTGCTCCAGCAGCAACAAGTGCACTACTCGTGTGGTGGAGGCCGAGATCTGGGAAGTGCGGGTCGGGTCGACTTGGATGCAGCGGCCTCAGCGCATCCGTCGTACACCCGAGCAGGAAAAGACGACAGCGGAAAATCCAGGAGAGGACGCAACGAGTCAAAAGGAGGAGGCCGGAACTATTGCCTCACTGACAATCCCTACAGAGCTGGGAAGAGTGGAGGCCCGCCGGTGACAGACTCGGGACACGTCGCTGGGGTGGATGCGTCGAATCGTGTCAGGACGGTTTCGGACACCCGACCCAAACATGAGAAACGCCACGTGAAGGCGCGCAGTGGAAGCGCCGGAGAGGCCGAACTGCGTGAGTACGCGGGCGGGCAGAGGCAATCAGGACGACGAGCTGGCGACGAAGGCTACCAGAAAGATATCTCAACTGGGCCCTCAGACGTTTCAGTAGGCGATCGTCCGGCGAGCAGTCCCGGGTCGGCCGGCTTCTCCGCACAGGAGTTCGGAGCGAGCAATGGTGGTAGGTGCGCCAAGGATGTGATTTACGTGTGTGAGGAGCCGCTGCGAGACCTTGAGGACGGCGTAGAAGGCATTGCGGCGCCTAGTGCGGCAAGGCCTTTAGGACAGGGGGGACGCGTGGGAAATCGATGCCGAGCGCAGAGCGACTTCACTGATGGCACGTTTAAGAAAAAGGGTGGACGGATGGAGGACCAGTTTTTCAG AATCAAGCTCTGCCCTAAGTATATGCGCGGTTTATGCCGCAAAGGAGCGCGCTGCTCCTACGCCCATGCTCAGGAGGAGCTCCGCGATGTGCCAAACCTATGGAAGACGAAACTGTGCACGGCTTACCGTCTT GGGAAGCCGTGTTCGCTCGAAGCAAGCTGCCCGTATGCGCATGGTGAGGAGGAGCTCCGATCTACTGCAGACTACTACAAG ACGAAATTGTGCAAATTCTGGATGCGAGAAGGACGGTGTGATGCGGGGAAAGCTTGCCGACATGCGCACGGCGACCAGGAGCTTCGCAAAAGAAA CTACCGTCACACGGAGTTGGAGAAGTTCGCTCTCCGGCACCACTTGGATATGCGACAGCTGTTAGATGAGTTCCGCACTGGGCGTGTCCCGGCGGCCATCCAGGAGCTCGTGTGCACCAGCGGCTCTTCAGGGACGTCATCAGGCGGGGGACGAGGCCATgttgcggcgtctccgtcgagCGCTCCCATGCAGTCAGCTGCGTATGCAGCAGGTGCGGACGAGGGAACTATGGGGCGTCCACGATTCTTCTCCTTTACGGCCTCGTGTGTCGAGCGGAAACCGCGAAGCATCTCTGGGGAGAGCATCACTGTAGCCAGTACGGCTGCTACGGGCAGGGGTGCTGCGGAAGAGCTCAGTTGCTCCTCCGATGCAGCTGCGGTAGGAGCCAGAGAGATGACCGCGAATGGCAGCACCTGGGGTGCCCCAGGGCCAGCGTACTCCTCAATCAAGCAACAGAAGGGATCGACGTGTTCAGGATGTGCTGCTAACGGTGCGGCGGTCTCAGCAGTGGGGTctggcggagaggcgccggaCTGTGAACGCCGCGGGGGCAATCGGGGGGGCGTCCACAGTTTCTCTGCGCCAGGACATGGACACCACGGAGGAacagggcgaggagggcgccagCGCCACGGGCAGCATTTCCGCAATCGGTTCGACAACCAGCCCTCCCAGCagcatctgcagcagcctcaTGCGATGCCAAACGTAGCAGATGGCCTCAAAGGGCCACCCATGGGTGTGCCGGTCTTAGCCGCCGCTGCACCCAAGAGCCCTTCGTACGGCATTCCGCCAAGCATGGGACCTTACGGCTCTATTGCGTGCCACCAGCAGGCAGCGTATCCGTACGCCTTAAACAACTACGCTGCAAATCTAGCGGCATGCGGCGGCATCcacgctgcggcagcagcagttgctgcggcggcagtggcccagcagcaacagcagcTGGAAGCGGCTGCGAAGGCTGCGGGCACCCCGTTGTACCAGGGCGTCAGTCCGTACCTCGGTGCCCCGTATAGTTCGGCCTACGCAGGGGGAATTCCGTACTCGGGTCccgtggctgcggcgccgtacgcggccgctgcgcctaGCTCGTCTGGGACGCCAGCCTGCACGCCTGCCCCTTTCACTCCCCCGGCTTCAGGGCCGTACTCCCCTCCAGCTGGTCCCTTTTCTGCTGGAACACCGACCACCGCCGGGGCGACGCCTTCTCCACAGACCTCTTTCAGTGGACCCGGCGCGGTCCCCTTCTCACCGTCTTGCGCGAGTACTAGCCCGCGGGTGTCTCCTGGGAGGGAAGCAGCGACTTCGTTGGCTGTGCTGCACGCCGCATCAGCAGCGACTTCGCCGTATTTGGCCAGTACCCCAGCGCCTGATATGGCTGCGGGGAGCGCTAGTGGTTCAGCGGATATTGTGAGCTTCGCTTCCACGGCGCAGCAGGAGTATTTACAGGGACCCTTGATAGGAGCGCCGAGCAGCGCTGTCTTCGCACTCCCGGGTTCTGTTATGAACGCTAACAGAGAGACCCCGGGGACTTGCCATGGGGAAGCAGCCACTGCTGGCGGTGGCGCTGATTCAGGGGCTGAGGGCAGCGACTGGAACAACCCGTCCTGCGCCGAAGTTACCGAGGGACTTCAGCTGGCAGGCACCTTGGATGGGTCGCCACTTAGACCACCCATATCAGCGACGGGCTTGCCAGTTGCATCCTCCAATTGCACTACCGGGGGAGAAAGGCCGGGTTCGCCCGAGCACCAGGGAGTGGCTGTGTGTGCCGTTCCAAATATGACAGCAGGAACGTCGTTTTGCCAGTACGGCGGTGCGCCTGCTACCGCCCTCGGGGGTCTCCCGGGGGGGGCATCGCCCGCCGTGTCCCCCTGCTACGTGCCGGCGTCAACTTACTCCGTGTatccggccgcggcgtcacACGCAGTCCCCGTTGTGGGTGTGCCGCTAAACGAAACTGAGAGTGTTGCAGGAAGAGACACCGGTGTCGCGGGCATGTAA